The proteins below come from a single Maylandia zebra isolate NMK-2024a linkage group LG23, Mzebra_GT3a, whole genome shotgun sequence genomic window:
- the si:dkey-86e18.1 gene encoding uncharacterized protein si:dkey-86e18.1 — MARNEEKQQGRLNRLWLQKEREEGRLRDIHERRPKLSTLNSAAAVKKWIPSIKNEIEYYLQQSQLSHYPERKIGEFQLHIEALEKEYKRFIAKLRVLDPSCKHKPWTPRAYCKRRADMQDSPAIVKNPRTCDSQNDGSQQNESVFISRMAGCFAPTKLVSETSKAMCAVQDQPLSFDQTRLAVAAASFRGTPVQPSSSQTQSLARILQCGLPNLNNSHSRQIYSEKSKDGVSETVGQKAAFQENNSNCGAAGRIPGKSSNIETMEERTGHVLGLDCYSSSDDDSDT; from the exons ATGGCGAGAAATGAGGAAAAACAGCAGGGCAGACTGAACAGACTGTGGctccagaaagagagagagg AGGGACGCCTCAGAGATATTCACGAGCGTCGACCAAAGCTG TCTACTCTTAattcagctgctgctgtgaaAAAGTGGATCCCCAGCATCAAGAATGAAATTGAGTATTATCTACAG CAATCACAACTTTCTCATTACCCGGAGAGGAAGATAGGAGAGTTTCAGCTGCACATTGAGGCCTTAGAGAAAGAGTACAAACGCTTCATTGCCAAACTACGAGTTCTTGATCCATCTTGTAAACACAAGCCATGGACTCCTCGAGCTTATTGCAAACGAAGAGCAGATATGCAAGATTCTCCAGCAATTG ttaaaaACCCTCGGACCTGTGACTCACAAAACGATGGCAGTCAGCAAAATGAAAGTGTCTTTATTAGCAGAATGGCAGGATGTTTTGCACCCACTAAGCTGGTCTCTGAAACCTCAAAGGCCATGTGCGCAGTTCAGGACCAGCCGCTTTCTTTTGATCAAACTCGGCTGGCAGTGGCTGCTGCTTCATTCAGAGGAACACCAGTTCAGCCTAGTTCCTCTCAAACGCAGAGTCTTGCCAGGATCCTGCAGTGTGGCTTGCCAAATCTTAATAATTCCCATTCAAGACAAATATATTCAGAGAAAAGCAAAGATGGGGTATCAGAGACTGTTGGGCAGAAAGCTGCCTTCCAAGAGAATAACTCAAACTGTGGAGCAGCAGGGAGGATACCTGGGAAGTCATCCAACATTGAGACAATGGAGGAAAGGACTGGTCATGTCTTGGGACTAGACTGTTATTCTTCTTCTGATGATGACTCTGACACATAA